In one window of Methanosarcina vacuolata Z-761 DNA:
- the thiC gene encoding phosphomethylpyrimidine synthase ThiC produces MTLMEDAKKGIITPSIEAVAKAEGIDPETVRSCVAKGLITIPVNNRRETLPIGIGKYMSTKINANIGTSRDYIDIDAEIEKAKAAETFGAHAVMDLSTGGNLDEIRTQILKSVNIPVGTVPIYQAAASRKVVVEMTSDDMFNAVRKHAEQGVDFVTVHAGVNLNSLERLRQSDRIMNVVSRGGSFTLAWMLHNGEDNPFYAEFDYLLEIAKEYDMTLSLGDGMRPGCIADASDRPKFMEFITLGELVKRARAVDVQTFVEGPGHVPLNEIELSVRGMKELCNGAPLYLLGPLVTDIAPGFDHITGAIGGAVAGMHGTDFLCMVTPSEHLALPALEDIKEGLLVTKVAAHTIDLIKEGPRERAWEKDLAMAYARRDLDWEKQFELAIDGNRARKIRDARKTESDTCSMCGNLCALKIVKEAFEKKKMEE; encoded by the coding sequence ATGACACTGATGGAAGATGCGAAGAAGGGAATCATCACACCCTCTATAGAAGCCGTGGCAAAAGCTGAAGGAATTGACCCTGAGACTGTCCGCTCCTGCGTGGCAAAAGGGCTAATCACTATCCCTGTAAATAACAGGCGAGAGACCCTTCCTATAGGTATTGGCAAGTATATGAGCACAAAGATCAATGCCAATATCGGGACATCGAGAGACTATATAGACATTGATGCCGAAATCGAAAAAGCAAAGGCCGCAGAAACTTTCGGCGCTCATGCCGTAATGGACCTTTCTACAGGCGGAAATCTGGACGAAATTCGCACTCAAATCCTGAAATCTGTTAACATTCCAGTCGGAACGGTCCCAATCTACCAGGCTGCAGCTTCCAGGAAAGTTGTTGTGGAAATGACTTCGGATGATATGTTCAATGCCGTCCGGAAACATGCCGAACAGGGAGTTGACTTTGTTACCGTTCATGCCGGAGTTAATTTAAACTCACTTGAACGGCTGCGCCAGAGCGACAGGATCATGAATGTCGTGAGCCGTGGAGGCTCTTTTACCCTTGCCTGGATGCTGCATAACGGAGAAGACAACCCCTTCTATGCCGAATTTGATTATCTCCTTGAAATCGCAAAAGAATATGATATGACCCTGAGCCTTGGAGACGGCATGCGTCCAGGCTGTATTGCCGATGCCTCTGACCGCCCGAAGTTTATGGAGTTTATCACGCTCGGTGAACTCGTAAAGCGGGCAAGAGCTGTCGATGTCCAGACTTTTGTAGAAGGTCCGGGCCATGTGCCTTTAAACGAAATCGAACTCAGCGTTAGGGGCATGAAAGAGCTCTGTAATGGTGCTCCTCTCTACCTTCTGGGCCCGCTTGTGACTGATATTGCTCCCGGCTTTGATCACATTACAGGCGCTATCGGAGGAGCAGTTGCAGGGATGCACGGCACAGATTTCCTCTGCATGGTAACTCCTTCGGAACACCTTGCCCTTCCAGCCCTTGAGGATATAAAAGAAGGCCTTCTTGTAACAAAGGTTGCAGCCCACACTATTGACCTTATAAAAGAAGGCCCGAGAGAACGCGCCTGGGAAAAAGATCTGGCAATGGCATATGCCCGCAGGGACCTTGACTGGGAAAAACAGTTCGAACTGGCAATCGATGGCAACAGGGCCCGCAAAATCCGAGATGCCAGAAAAACTGAAAGCGATACCTGCTCGATGTGTGGGAATCTCTGTGCCTTGAAAATTGTAAAGGAGGCTTTTGAGAAAAAGAAAATGGAAGAATGA